The Halictus rubicundus isolate RS-2024b chromosome 3, iyHalRubi1_principal, whole genome shotgun sequence genome includes a region encoding these proteins:
- the LOC143352897 gene encoding uncharacterized protein LOC143352897 isoform X2 codes for MRPKFHHKAIKIISEALTLRNYENLHGLVDEITIEIIKKKVDGLASAQRRLITVSDAGLTWYVNYSLGVKDGRVSDCDYILEISQLGYYLPGLQDSQNSDNVERRMFITENGVEKLGLMVFNYTFQRNYKNGIGGPWMATVVNHFSITS; via the exons ATGCGACCAAAATTTCATCATAAG GCGATTAAGATAATATCAGAGGCATTAACTTTACGAAATTATGAAAACCTGCACGGTCTTGTAGATGAGATTACAAtagaaataataaagaaaaaggtCGATGGCTTGGCAAGTGCACAGAGGAGATTAATTACAGTAAGCGATGCAGGTTTGACATGGTATGTCAATTATAGTTTGGGTGTCAAAGATGGTAGAGTCTCAG ATTGTGACTATATTCTTGAGATTTCGCAATTGGGTTATTACTTGCCCGGTTTACAAGATTCACAGAACTCAGACAATGTAGAAAGAAGAATGTTTATAACCGAGAATGGAGTAGAAAAACTGGGTCTAATGGTGTTTAACTACACGTTTCAAAGGAATTATAAAAATGGAATAGGAGGACCATGGATGGCAACAGTAGTGAATCATTTTTCAATTACG tcaTGA
- the LOC143352884 gene encoding mucosa-associated lymphoid tissue lymphoma translocation protein 1: MLTMTRFDQNATIECLPANVYKDLINALDKDSAWITLANHVAEQLQYSCTSWVQSLRETKVPHQTPGERLLFELNIKMCTIEILRILLDDCGLHNVLSVISDPEPLQITTHPMEQAGTNTLNIPLGRRLRLFCKAVGMPPPSYLWYHQNMPLQHCTSTELDITIVSVSQAGEYKCKVSQIRHDGILISNLTSNSVYVQICSVPVTIEEQPQPVLEVKEGEDFTIYCKAGGNPEPKYQWFHENFKLEGETTNVLHIENFSSKHEGKYYCHVYNDVSDVYTDRALIMTQLPKLKAVAKRALIIVNKDYHRQESLSTSTNDGAYIADLLKEIGFEVICLRDLTISQMKKAIELFSKILVGGVYGLFYFAGHGFKMQESYMLAVDAPDIYLRKDAICESELLASFLQNDPELLIVILDMCQLLPSKEFNTGIYNEVPTVTEYKSKKNLRNLLQAYSTSGHRPSYERLNSKYGLYMTHLSKYITKDIPVTKLFEEVGKSIDSCFKDEERKQIPMFASSITKPFRLTDAVYKNDHPATIINFDKTTFDVTFKTTKICVEVTFSVMEPYLNVIKIEVANPQQLQIRFYNSVPTERNNLSQHPNKNECWIHNPQINKGPLIISVSKNGAPLDATKLHMQNYIPPLLKLIGS; the protein is encoded by the exons ATGTTAACAATGACACGGTTCGATCAAAACGCCACTATTGAATGTTTACCTGCGAATGTATATAAAGACTTAATTAACGCACTCGACAAAGATTCAGCATGGATAACATTAGCGAACCATGTAGCCGAACAACTTCAATATTCATG TACTTCGTGGGTACAGTCTTTGAGGGAAACAAAAGTACCTCACCAGACTCCAGGAGAGAGACTGCTTTtcgaattaaatattaaaatgtgCACTATCGAGATCTTGCGTATATTGTTAGATGATTGTGGACTTCATAATGTTCTATCTGTTATATCTGATCCAG AACCTCTGCAAATTACTACGCATCCAATGGAGCAGGCAGGAACCAATACATTAAACATACCACTCGGACGTCGTCTTAGATTGTTTTGTAAAGCAGTGGGAATGCCACCTCCGAGTTACTTGTGGTATCATCAAAATATGCCACTACAACACTGTACTTCCACAGAGCTGGACATTACCATTGTTAG TGTTTCCCAAGCAGGAGAATATAAATGTAAAGTGTCCCAGATTAGACACGATGGAATTCTTATATCTAATTTGACTTCAAACTCTGTCTATGTACAAATCTGTTCTGTACCTGTTACAATAGAAGAACAACCACAGCCAGTCTTGGAAGTTAAAGAAGGAGAAgattttacaatatattgtaaagcTGGAGGAAATCCTGAACCAAAATATCAATGGTTccatgaaaattttaaattagaaGGAGAAACTACTAACGTACTGCAT atagaaaattttagttCTAAACACGAAGGAAAATATTACTGTCACGTTTATAACGATGTCAGTGATGTTTATACAGATAGAGCTCTTATCATG ACGCAGCTTCCGAAATTAAAAGCAGTTGCAAAAAGAGCTTTAATTATTGTAAATAAGGACTATCATAGACAAGAATCTCTTTCAACTTCAACAAATGACGGTGCTTATATTGCTGATCTGCTCAAAGAAATCGGTTTCGAGGTGATTTGTCTGAGAGACTTAACAATATCCCAAATGAAAAAAGCAATAGAGTTATTTAGCAAAATCTTAGTCGGTGGTGTCTATG GTTTATTCTATTTTGCCGGTCATGGCTTCAAGATGCAAGAGAGTTATATGCTTGCAGTAGATGCTCCGGACATATATCTCAGGAAAGATGCTATATGCGAAAGCGAACTATTAGCGTCATTTCTTCAAAATGATCCGGAATTATTAATTGTTATATTAGACATGTGCCAACTATTACCTTCAAA ggAATTTAATACTGGAATTTATAATGAAGTGCCGACTGTAACCGAATACAAAAGTAAGAAAAATCTTCGAAATTTACTTCAAGCATATTCAACGTCTGGTCACAGACCTAGTTACGAAAGATTAAACAgtaaatatggtttatatatgACTCATCTCAGTAAATACATTACCAAGGATATACCAGttacaaaattatttgaagaaGTAGGAAAAT CTATAGACAGTTGTTTCAAAGATGAGGAACGAAAACAAATTCCAATGTTTGCATCCTCCATTACAAAACCATTTCGATTGACCGATGCTGTttataaaa ATGATCATCCGGCTACTATTAtcaatttcgataaaacaacGTTCGATGTCACCTttaaaacaacaaaaatatGCGTAGAAGTTACTTTTTCCGTCATGGAACCTTATTTAAATGTAATCAAAATCGAAGTAGCTAACCCTCAACAGTTACAAATACGCTTCTATAATTCTGTCCCTACAGAACGAAACAATTTGTCTCAACATCCAAATAAGAATGAATGTTGGATTCACAATCCTCAAATCAACAAG GGGCCGCTAATCATTTCTGTATCGAAAAATGGAGCACCTCTTGATGCAACGAAATTGCACATGCAGAATTACATACCTCCTTTACTAAAGTTAATAGGCTCTTAA
- the Oseg6 gene encoding intraflagellar transport protein Oseg6, whose protein sequence is MSTEKVLYQLYQPHGSGTVFISWRPGNSTHLATTGYDSSVAIFNRQGDLQERIHISGLCTGFGWDSDGDLLAIISQNSSIIVLWDATTGKKSQIDAGVKDNLTCIMWAKRTCLLAVGTQKGNLVLYDHINAKRTPILGKHKRRITCGAWSYEGLLALASEDKALTISTSDGDTRREIPLQGDPSDIQFNEMKMDHRIGGENTVSLVINKTTLFLYNILDPENPIELAFQKRYGPIVTYKWYGDGYILVGFETGYFTAISTHIKEVGQELFQVKNHKDSLTDLAISQTIGKIATCGSNTIKIHSLQNLEETEKLITVSNETGISKLEWSMDGSMIAAVTYSGNVLVYLIQIPKLSSVCGNKIALLTSLTEVAVHLYTLDKEKSEPIMINTIIEPSVLAIGPMHVAVGLNNRALLWDMSENPYDTTAHFERDYLATIDSIRLNETYVSVLFDGKLQLHSIKQNQSLTKEGKDTKMFPDLNVSDCRITCHALSTDFLVYGNDMGQIIYFCLELFNQCTEHTHNNGIKEIYLDANGTQLCFIDNKSDAYLYNPMQESVIQIPDCPDYIQGIIWDQNILERNILAVYNKNILITYIFVKYFIEGTKIEKISTTKLPSETLPLLLYSGELTLSSISNKLIQITLSSHEDAGNIVEPAKLKEVLENQILCRRFEQAWNTCEKINERESWIKLGESSIANLNVDFAIRVYRHIEDASMVWALQSMENVDELPLLSGHACILLGNYNQAEKFFLQSSEPVQALYLRRDLMQWEQALNLAQKLKPDEIPYIAREYAQQLEFTGNYPKALSNYERGLVETNSSSITTVYNPHHRNLCLAGIARMSIRCGDSRKGVSIAVDNESSRQLRKECAEILESMKQFNEAALLYEKAEYFDKAASAYIKLKNWQKVGHLLPQISSAKINVQYAKAKEAEGKYEEAARAYETAKDFENIIRINLEHLNNPARSVEVVQQTKSVEGAKMVAKYFQKMNDYNSAIKFLILSNCHDEAFQLANQHGKMELYGEILINSIDDDNARKEDFRSLAMHFESQKNNHLAGKYYFHAKEYQKALRHLLKAAQLMADENEVLSLAIDTVASSKDDKLANQMIDFLLGGDGLPKDPKYLFRLYMARKQYKDAAKTAIIIANEEQINGNYRNAHDVLFSMYQELKRNKITIPLDMQNNLRLLHSYILVRLHVKKSDHLRGARMLIRVANNISKFPSHIVPILTSTVIECQRAGLKNAAFNFAAMLMRPEYRNQIDAKYSKKIEAIVRKPPRSKDNEDEEEPLTPCPYCKSKLPETEITCDKCKNTIPFCIATGRHIVEHDFTTCPQCDFPAIKSEFLRIIETEGVCPMCSEKVDVNMVSSSLNIRPYLDFQDEKAPL, encoded by the exons ATGTCGACTGAGAAG GTATTGTACCAACTGTATCAACCTCATGGTTCTGGTACAGTGTTTATCTCTTGGCGACCCGGCAACAGTACTCATTTAGCAACCACTGGCTACGATTCCTCGGTTGCTATTTTCAATAGACAAGGCGACCTACAAGAACGTATTCACATTTCTGGTTTGTGCACTGGATTCGGATGGGACTCTGATGGAGATCTGTTGGCTATTATATCACAAAATTCTTCTATTATCGTATTATGGGACGCAACGACTGGAAAAAAATCTCAAATAGATGCCGGTGTAAAAGATAACTTGACATGTATAATGTGGGCAAAGAGAACCTGTTTATTAGCTGTAGGAACGCAAAAAGGAAATTTAGTTCTTTACGATCATATAAATGCCAA AAGGACACCAATTCTGGGAAAACATAAAAGACGTATAACATGTGGTGCTTGGTCTTACGAGGGACTTTTGGCTCTTGCCAGCGAAGACAAAGCTTTAACTATTAGCACAAGCGATGGAGACACACGCCGTGAAATCCCTCTCCAAGGTGATCCATCTGACATTCAGTTCAATGAAATGAAGATGGATCACAGAATTGGGGGTGAAAATACA GTATCTCTTGTTATTAATAAAACCACTTTATTCTTGTACAATATTTTGGATCCAGAGAACCCTATTGAATTAGCTTTTCAAAAACGCTATGGACCTATTGTTACATACAAATG GTATGGAGACGGTTATATCTTAGTAGGTTTCGAGACTGGGTATTTTACTGCAATTTCGACGCATATAAAGGAAGTAGGGCAAGAGCTATTTCAAGTTAAAAACCACAAAGATTCGTTGACCGATTTGGCTATAAGTCAAACAATAGGAAAGATTGCGACGTGCGGTAGTAATACCATAAAGATACATAGTCTACAGAATCTCGAAgaaactgaaaaattaattacagtCAGTAACGAAACAGGAATCAGCAAGCTAGAATGGTCCATGGATGGATCCATGATAGCGGCTGTAACTTACTCTGGAAATGTGTTAGTCTATCTAATACAGATTCCAAAACTATCCAGCGTTTGTGGAAATAAAATTGCGTTGCTTACTAGTTTAACAGAAGTAGCGGTACACCTTTACACTTTGGACAAG GAAAAGTCAGAGCCCATAATGATTAATACCATCATAGAACCGTCAGTATTGGCAATAGGCCCGATGCACGTAGCAGTGGGTTTAAATAATAGAGCACTTCTCTGGGACATGTCGGAAAATCCGTACGACACAACGGCGCACTTTGAAAGGGACTATCTAGCAACAATAGACAGCATACGACTGAATGAGACCTACGTCTCGGTTTTGTTTGATGGGAAATTACAGTTACACTCG ATCAAACAAAACCAATCGCTAACCAAGGAAGGAAAAGACACGAAAATGTTTCCAGATTTAAATGTCTCGGATTGCAGAATAACGTGCCATGCCCTTAGCACAGACTTCTTAGTCTACGGCAACGAT ATGGGTCAGATAATCTACTTTTGCCTAGAACTTTTCAATCAGTGCACAGAGCACACACACAACAACGGTATAAAGGAGATCTATTTAGATGCAAATGGGACACAATTGTGTTTTATAGATAATAAATCGGACGCATACTTGTACAATCCTATGCAAGAGAGTGTTATACAAATTCCCGATTGTCCGGACTATATACAGGGAATAATATGGGATCAAAATATATTGGAACGCAATATATTGGCCGTATACAACAAGAACATTCTGATTACGTACATATTCGTCAAATATTTCATCGAAG GTACAAAAATCGAGAAGATAAGTACGACGAAGCTGCCATCCGAAACGTTACCATTATTATTGTACTCTGGTGAATTAACGTTAAGTTCGATAAGTAATAAATTAATTCAGATCACGTTATCTTCTCACGAGGATGCAGGGAATATTGTAGAACCGGCGAAACTGAAAGAAGTTttagaaaatcaaattttatgcaGACG ATTCGAACAAGCGTGGAACACTTGCGAGAAGATTAATGAAAGAGAATCGTGGATAAAATTGGGGGAGAGTTCGATTGCAAATTTAAATGTCGATTTTG CGATACGCGTTTATCGACACATAGAAGACGCCTCGATGGTGTGGGCGTTACAAAGCATGGAGAATGTAGACGAATTGCCATTGTTATCTGGTCACGCGTGCATCTTACTCGGTAACTATAATCAAGCGGAAAAGTTTTTCCTACAGTCCTCGGAACCGGTGCAAGCATTATATTTAAGAAGAGATTTGATGCAATGGGAACAAGCATTAAACCTAGCGCAAAAGCTGAAACCCGATGAAATTCCTTATATTGCTAGGGAATACGCGCAACAATTGGAATTCAC GGGAAATTATCCTAAAGCATTATCGAATTACGAACGCGGATTGGTGGAAACGAATAGTTCATCGATTACGACTGTTTATAATCCGCATCATCGGAACTTGTGTCTTGCCGGAATTGCCAGAATGTCTATTCGATGCGGTGACAGTAGAAAGGGTGTGAGCATAGCTGTAGACAATGAGAGTTCAAGACAGTTGCGAAAGGAATGCGCGGAAATACTCGAATCAATGAAG CAATTCAACGAAGCTGCACTATTGTATGAGAAAGCCGAGTATTTTGACAAAGCAGCGTCCGCATATATAAAACTAAAGAATTGGCAGAAGGTGGGGCACCTGTTGCCACAGATATCGTCTGCCAAAATTAACGTACAGTATGCTAAAGCGAAGGAAGCCGAGGGCAAATACGAAGAAGCGGCCAGAGCGTACGAAACTGCAAAAGATTTTGAGAACATCATTAGGATTAATCTGGAACATTTGAACAACCCAG CTCGAAGCGTGGAGGTAGTACAACAAACGAAAAGCGTCGAAGGCGCGAAAATGGTGGCGAAATATTTCCAGAAAATGAACGATTACAATTCGGcgatcaaatttttaattttatcgaaTTGCCACGACGAGGCTTTCCAATTGGCCAATCAACACGGAAAGATGGAATTGTACGGAGAAATTTTGATAAACTCGATCGACGATGATAATGCGCGAAAGGAAGATTTCAGGAGTTTAGCCATGCACTTTGAGTCTCAGAAGAATAATCACTTAGCGGGAAAGTATTATTTTCACGCGAAAGAATACCAGAAGGCGTTGCGGCATTTGTTAAAAGCTGCTCAATTAATGGCAGACGAAAACGAGGTTCTGTCATTAGCTATTGACACGGTTGCTTCTTCGAAGGATGATAAACTGGCAAATCAAATGATAGATTTCTTATTGGGTGGAGATGGATTGCCAAAG GACCCTAAATATCTGTTCCGATTGTACATGGCCAGAAAACAATACAAGGATGCCGCGAAGACAGCAATTATAATAGCAAACGAAGAACAAATTAATG GAAATTACAGGAACGCGCATGATGTACTGTTCAGTATGTACCAAGAGTTGAAAAGGAACAAAATTACTATACCGCTAGATatgcaaaataatttaagaCTTTTACATTCGTATATCCTGGTCAGATTACACGTAAAGAAAAGCGACCACTTACGCGGTGCTCGTATGCTGATAAGAGTGGCCAACAACATTTCAAAGTTTCCGTCAC ATATTGTTCCAATCTTAACGTCTACTGTAATAGAATGTCAAAGAGCAGGATTGAAGAACGCGGCATTCAATTTTGCTGCCATGTTAATGCGTCCCGAGTATAGGAATCAAATTGATGCAAAGTATAGTAAGAAAATTGAAGCAATCGTTAGGAAACCACCGAGATCGAAGGATAACGAGGACGAAGAAGAGCCTCTAACTCCGTGTCCATATTGCAAGAGTAAACTTCCCGAGACTGAGATCACCTGTGATAAATGCAAAAATACGATACCCTTTTGTATAGCTAcg GGACGACATATCGTTGAACATGACTTCACAACGTGTCCTCAATGTGATTTCCCTGCCATAAAAAGCGAATTTTTAAG AATAATCGAGACCGAAGGAGTATGTCCGATGTGTTCGGAAAAAGTCGACGTGAACATGGTCTCCTCCTCTTTAAACATTCGCCCCTATCTGGATTTTCAAGACGAGAAAGCTCCATTGTAA
- the Msbp gene encoding membrane steroid binding protein: MAEKNDSPGSASTSIDQEGHQLISSFIAEIIKSPVNLVLVSVITLLVYKIVKSKTKTEITVQAAKPLPKLRRDFTVQELKQYKGTGPDGRILVAVNGNVFDCTRGAHFYGPGGPYEQFSGHDASRGLARFSLMVSDEYDDLSDLNTAEMNSVKEWEEQFKERYDYVGKLLKPGEAPTNYSDEEDEVSQQESESKSEQQESGTKSDNQTSETKSKSD, translated from the exons ATGGCGGAGAAGAATGACTCGCCGGGTTCCGCATCTACTTCCATCGACCAGGAGGGTCATCAGCTTATATCGAGTTTTATTGCGGAGATCATAAAGAGTCCCGTAAATCTTGTCCTTGTCAGCGTGATCACCTTACTGGTATACAAAATTGTTAAAAGCAAGACGAAGACTGAGATAACCGTGCAGGCGGCGAAGCCGCTGCCGAAGTTGCGTCGCGATTTTACCGTGCAAGAATTGAAGCAGTACAAGGGCACCGGGCCAGACGGACGAATATTGGTCGCTGTCAACGGGAACGTTTTCGATTGCACCCGCGGTGCACATTTCTATGGCCCCG GTGGTCCATACGAACAGTTTAGCGGACACGATGCCAGTAGAGGATTGGCCAGATTTTCATTAATGGTAAGCGACGAATACGATGATCTCAGTGACTTAAACACAGCGGAGATGAATTCTGTTAAGGAATGGGAAGAGCAATTTAAAG AAAGGTACGATTATGTGGGTAAACTGTTGAAACCTGGTGAAGCACCTACAAATTACTCTGACGAAGAAGACGAAGTTAGTCAACAAGAATCTGAATCAAAATCAGAACAACAAGAAAGCGGAACAAAGTCTGATAATCAGACTAGTGAAACAAAGTCCAAGAGTGATTGA
- the LOC143352897 gene encoding m-AAA protease-interacting protein 1, mitochondrial isoform X1, translating to MFSLIFTKRAFRLQARQFASFLVSSKTRIDKKVIQHSTNVNCIGLINQNHRAYNRPFSNATNESCFLPPLMNIPLIKFPSFFYWYKQFLFNLYVRQSLDKTFSLQEFSAGAKHAIKIISEALTLRNYENLHGLVDEITIEIIKKKVDGLASAQRRLITVSDAGLTWYVNYSLGVKDGRVSDCDYILEISQLGYYLPGLQDSQNSDNVERRMFITENGVEKLGLMVFNYTFQRNYKNGIGGPWMATVVNHFSITS from the exons atgttCTCTTTGATATTCACAAAACGAGCATTTCGCTTGCAAGCACGTCAATTCGCGAGCTTTCTTGTTAGTAGTAAGACTCGAATCGATAAAAAAGTAATACAACATTCTACAAATGTAAATTGTATCGGCTTAATAAACCAGAATCATAGAGCATATAACCGGCCATTCAGTAATGCGACCAACGAAAGTTGTTTTCTACCACCGTTAATGAATATACCGCTTATTAAGTTTCCATCGTTCTTCTATTGGTATAAACAATTCCTATTTAACCTGTACGTTCGACAGTCTCTTGACAAAACGTTTAGCCTTCAGGAGTTTTCGGCTGGAGCAAAGCAT GCGATTAAGATAATATCAGAGGCATTAACTTTACGAAATTATGAAAACCTGCACGGTCTTGTAGATGAGATTACAAtagaaataataaagaaaaaggtCGATGGCTTGGCAAGTGCACAGAGGAGATTAATTACAGTAAGCGATGCAGGTTTGACATGGTATGTCAATTATAGTTTGGGTGTCAAAGATGGTAGAGTCTCAG ATTGTGACTATATTCTTGAGATTTCGCAATTGGGTTATTACTTGCCCGGTTTACAAGATTCACAGAACTCAGACAATGTAGAAAGAAGAATGTTTATAACCGAGAATGGAGTAGAAAAACTGGGTCTAATGGTGTTTAACTACACGTTTCAAAGGAATTATAAAAATGGAATAGGAGGACCATGGATGGCAACAGTAGTGAATCATTTTTCAATTACG tcaTGA